CGAGGCCGTGCAGGGTGGCGAGCTGCTCGGCGCGCCCGTCCGCGGCGCCGTCGGGCATCAGCGTCTGCGCGTCCCAGCCGAGCACGCCGGCGGCGTCGTTGAGCGCGCCGAGCCGGCCGAACAAGCGGGTGAGCGAGGTGTAGGCTGTCATGCGCGGCATCTAGCGCAAGCGGCGCCTGCCCGCAAAGGCGGGGGCTACTTGATGCTCGGCGTCAGCGGATTGTTGAGGAAGCCGTAGTCGGTCTCGCGCTCGGTGAGCGCGCGGACATGCCCCTTGGCCTGCCGGCACAGCCGGTAGTCGCGCGTGCTGGGGACGAGCCCGTAGCTGCGGCAGATCGCATCGTCCTGCGGGAAGGCGGCGAGCGGCGAGCCTTGCGGGGCGCAGTCGCCGCTGGCGATGCCGAGCGCGCAGTCGCGCGGGTCGCAAGCTGCCAGGCTGAGCGCCGCGGCAGCGAGAAGCGCGAGGCGGCGGCCCTGCGAAGCGGGGCGGAACAGGGGGACGCGTCGCGTAAATGTCATCGCACGTGCAAGCGGGATCGCCCCTTCTCCGAGCCGCTTCACCCTTACCATGCCAAGGCCGACACACGCCGCCTCAAAACACCGGGACGCCGGCGGCCTGCAGTGTCGTCGCCAGATGCTCCAGGGCGCGAGCGCGCAGCTTGTAGAACGTGCCCGGCGCCCAGCCCTTCTCGCGGCAGAGCGCGCGCAGCGAGCGGCGGCGCGCGGTGCGCAACGCCCACAGCGTCGTCACCAGCGCGAGACCAGGGTCGACCGCGCGCAGGTCGCGCAGCCAGTCGAGCGCTGTCTCCATGTGGTCGATGTCGCGGCCGCTCGGGCGCAGCGCGATCGCCGCGAGGTGCGCGCCCTCGCGCTCGCGGCGCTCCGCCTCCGGCAGCTCGGCCTGGGCGAGCTTGTCGGCCCATTCGACGCGGGTGCGGACCCAGTGGTTGCCGGGCTGGCGCGGACCTTTCGCGCGCGGGAGCCTGTCCAGCGTTCGGAACGCCTCGACGAGGCAGTCGCCGACGCGATCGGCGGTCCAGCGCTCCGGCGCCGGCGCGGCAGGGGCGGGGAGATCGAGCAGTTCGGACTGCACGACTATTCTCCGTCGTCGAGGATGTTGTCGATGAGGCCGTCGTCGGAGCCGGCGGCGATCAGCAGGAGCCGGCACAGCTCCTCGCGGGTGAGGCTGCGCTTGGCGGCGGCCGCATCGCAGCGACGTGCGACCTGCGGGGGGAGGCGGATCGCCGGCGTGGCGTCGCGGAAGGCGAGGCCGAAGCGGCGGGCCTGGCGGTGGACGTTGCCGGTCGTCGAGGCGATCAGCGGGTCGCGGGCGACGCGGGCGGCATCAATGCCCTGGCCGACGAGGAAGCCGAGGCGGGCGACGCGCTTGGCGGGCCAGCGGGTGAGGGTGCGGGGCGAGGGGTCATCGATCATGGTGCCGAGTATCGGTATCAATACCGACATGTCAACGGTCAATTTACCTGATGAAAGTTGACGTCAGGTCGGTCATTCTACCGATATGCAGCTGAAGGATGTCCTTTCTCGCATCGAGAGCCGGCTGGAGGCCGTCGGCCTGTCGGCGCACGCCGCGTCGCTGGCGGCGAAAAAACCGGACGCCATCCGCAATCTCCGCCGCGCCGTCTCGAACGGCGACCGGCGCGGCGTGACGACGGAGACGCTGAACGCGCTCGCGCCGGTGCTGAAGACTACCGCGTCGTGGCTGCTGGAAGGCGTCGGCGGCACGCCGATGCCGACGTCGCTGAAGGTCGTCGGCCGCGTCGGCGCGGGCGCCGAGATCCTGCCGGAGTTCGAGCAGATTCCGCCGGACGGGCTCTATGAGGTAGACCTGCCGCTGCCGCTGCCGGAGGCCTCCGTCGCGTTCGCCGTCGAGGGGGACAGCATGTGGCCGCGCTACAATGCCGGCGACGTCGTTGTCTGCGAGGAACGGGAGCACGACCTGCAGACCATAACCGGGCAGGAGGCCGCCGTGCGGACCAGCGACGGCAAGCGCTTCCTGAAGACGATCCGGCGCGGCGCGACGGGGGGCACCTTCGATCTCGAGAGCCACAACGCCCCGCCCATTCGCAACGTGACGATCGAATGGGCCGCGCCGATCCTGCTCATCATCCCCGGCAGCCGCTGGGCCTCAGGTGGCAAGGCCGCGTCGGCAAAGCTTAGGTAGAAATACCTTTACTCCGGTGAAAATACCGAAAATGATGGGCTCTCCTGGAGAGCCGTCATGCCGTCGCCCGCGCGAGCCCAAGTCAAAGCCCAATTCTCCGATCCCGATCTCGCAGCCGCCGCGGCGCGGGTCGCCTGCCATCTCGTCAAGACGCGAGCCCGCGCCTACGCGCGGCGGCCCTGGACTCTGGAGGCGCTGTTTCCTGGCCTGTCGACGGCGCCGCCGGAGACGCTCGTGGCGATCTCCGCGCATCTCGTCGAGCGGGAGCGGCGCTCGCCGCGTCGCTGGTTCGGGTTCGGCGGCGAGGTCAACCTCGTCAACGCGCGCGCGGCGCTCCTGCTGGGGCGGGCGCTGCGGCGCGGGGCGCGTGTGTGACGGTCAAGGGGCGATCGGCCACAGCATCCGACCCTCGAAGGCGAAGACCAGCGTCCCGTCGGCGGCAAGGCCGGTGTTCTCGGTGACGACGATGCCCCAGTTCGAGCGTCCGGCGCGGCGCAGGCTGCTGATGCGCAGACCGTAGGTAATGTCGTCGCCGGCGCGCACGGGCCTGAGCCAGCGCATGTTGGTGAACCCCGGCGACGGGCCCCCGACCGCCGCCGCCAGGCCGGCCGCGACGCGCGCCTCGCTCGATCGCGTGCGGGCGGCGATGTAGTGGCGCATCCAGAACGCCGCCGTCTGCCAGCCGGAGCAGATGAGGCCGCCGAAGGCGCTCGTCCGCGCCGCCTCCTCGTCGACATGGAAAGGCTGCGGATCGTAGAGCATGGCGAAGGCGCGGATCAGGTCGTCGGTGAACCGCTGCGTGCCGAGCGT
This Beijerinckiaceae bacterium RH AL1 DNA region includes the following protein-coding sequences:
- a CDS encoding hypothetical protein (ID:RHAL1_00431;~conserved exported protein of unknown function;~source:Prodigal:2.6); this encodes MTFTRRVPLFRPASQGRRLALLAAAALSLAACDPRDCALGIASGDCAPQGSPLAAFPQDDAICRSYGLVPSTRDYRLCRQAKGHVRALTERETDYGFLNNPLTPSIK
- a CDS encoding hypothetical protein (ID:RHAL1_00432;~conserved protein of unknown function;~source:Prodigal:2.6), whose translation is MQSELLDLPAPAAPAPERWTADRVGDCLVEAFRTLDRLPRAKGPRQPGNHWVRTRVEWADKLAQAELPEAERREREGAHLAAIALRPSGRDIDHMETALDWLRDLRAVDPGLALVTTLWALRTARRRSLRALCREKGWAPGTFYKLRARALEHLATTLQAAGVPVF
- a CDS encoding hypothetical protein (ID:RHAL1_00433;~conserved protein of unknown function;~source:Prodigal:2.6) gives rise to the protein MSVLIPILGTMIDDPSPRTLTRWPAKRVARLGFLVGQGIDAARVARDPLIASTTGNVHRQARRFGLAFRDATPAIRLPPQVARRCDAAAAKRSLTREELCRLLLIAAGSDDGLIDNILDDGE
- a CDS encoding putative phage repressor (ID:RHAL1_00434;~source:Prodigal:2.6) — encoded protein: MQLKDVLSRIESRLEAVGLSAHAASLAAKKPDAIRNLRRAVSNGDRRGVTTETLNALAPVLKTTASWLLEGVGGTPMPTSLKVVGRVGAGAEILPEFEQIPPDGLYEVDLPLPLPEASVAFAVEGDSMWPRYNAGDVVVCEEREHDLQTITGQEAAVRTSDGKRFLKTIRRGATGGTFDLESHNAPPIRNVTIEWAAPILLIIPGSRWASGGKAASAKLR
- a CDS encoding hypothetical protein (ID:RHAL1_00435;~conserved protein of unknown function;~source:Prodigal:2.6), giving the protein MPSPARAQVKAQFSDPDLAAAAARVACHLVKTRARAYARRPWTLEALFPGLSTAPPETLVAISAHLVERERRSPRRWFGFGGEVNLVNARAALLLGRALRRGARV